A DNA window from Buttiauxella agrestis contains the following coding sequences:
- the hflK gene encoding protease modulator HflK has protein sequence MQPSPLSEPTEHSPLVAQARYSLASSQAMLAARVVFGLGATIFLMLVVALITHIFESSSRWTALLTSNAAVLVLLAVAFYNAQRICQWRADIFAPPLKIEEALTETEASPTIYQRLGSLIPVNVKRINAALKSDGISLALMAALVLFVTLSGWGAHYVGLDEGTLRWAAVGIIAAAMFATLVAERHLAATASEAWPEAKFIAPILRLALAVQFLSLPPLVFPSVTLSLLINLPAILVLLVAIEFLLRGLFSLFMPPKAEDAEPEYLAKSQLAAQLVWPPRPLLFLQHEIHQHFGIDLRQLWAFIVLKRAFVPVVAVMMLCGWLLTGIQQVSTTQRGIYERFGKPVVVLPAGLHYGLPWPFGQVMLTENGQVHELAAGEEPDAASEPLASAEGNAPQSADRLWDTVHSFDKAQIIACQSGDQQSLQIINSDVRFMWRIGLTDNAALAATYRSNNLPELIRSTANQVLVHQFSSLTLEQLLGEQRNALASQINRSVQQRLDELHSGVELLSTVVEAIHPPAGAADAFHGVQAAQISAQALVSRERGHAAELAASAQTTATTRQNQAQMNATDVTSKAQATAVRFAAQKQAVAQSGQVFVDELWFSQLHQTLGHSPLMIIDSRIGAGSPPTIDLREFPSLNEAARRDAPSKPTQESSR, from the coding sequence ATGCAGCCCTCCCCATTATCTGAACCGACGGAACATTCGCCGTTAGTCGCTCAGGCTCGATATTCTTTGGCGTCTTCGCAGGCCATGCTGGCCGCAAGAGTCGTTTTCGGGCTAGGTGCGACGATTTTCCTTATGCTGGTTGTGGCGCTGATCACTCATATTTTCGAGTCATCTTCCCGCTGGACAGCGTTGTTAACCAGCAATGCCGCGGTGCTGGTTTTGTTAGCCGTCGCGTTTTATAACGCACAGCGAATTTGCCAGTGGCGTGCTGATATCTTCGCTCCACCGTTGAAAATTGAAGAAGCTCTCACGGAAACTGAAGCCTCGCCGACCATTTATCAGCGGCTTGGCTCGCTCATTCCGGTTAACGTCAAACGCATCAACGCGGCGCTCAAAAGCGATGGAATTAGCCTTGCCTTGATGGCGGCACTCGTGTTGTTTGTCACGCTTTCAGGCTGGGGCGCTCATTATGTCGGGCTGGATGAAGGCACACTGCGCTGGGCGGCGGTCGGCATAATTGCGGCGGCGATGTTTGCCACTCTGGTTGCCGAACGTCATCTGGCGGCGACTGCCAGCGAAGCCTGGCCGGAAGCGAAATTCATTGCGCCGATATTGCGCCTGGCGCTTGCGGTGCAATTCCTCTCTTTACCGCCGTTGGTTTTCCCATCCGTCACGCTATCACTGCTGATTAACCTGCCCGCGATTCTGGTGTTACTGGTGGCGATTGAGTTCCTGCTGCGCGGTCTTTTTTCGCTGTTTATGCCGCCAAAAGCGGAAGACGCAGAACCGGAATATCTGGCAAAAAGCCAACTGGCGGCACAGCTCGTCTGGCCGCCGCGCCCGCTGCTGTTTCTCCAGCACGAAATCCATCAGCACTTTGGCATTGATTTGCGCCAGCTTTGGGCGTTCATCGTCCTGAAACGTGCTTTTGTGCCGGTTGTTGCGGTGATGATGCTTTGCGGCTGGCTGTTGACGGGTATCCAGCAAGTTTCTACCACCCAGCGCGGCATTTACGAACGTTTTGGTAAACCTGTTGTGGTCTTACCTGCCGGACTGCATTACGGGCTGCCGTGGCCTTTCGGGCAGGTGATGCTGACTGAAAACGGCCAGGTGCATGAACTGGCTGCCGGAGAAGAACCGGATGCCGCATCCGAACCGCTGGCAAGTGCGGAAGGTAACGCGCCGCAAAGTGCGGACCGCCTGTGGGATACCGTTCATAGCTTTGATAAAGCGCAGATTATCGCCTGCCAAAGTGGCGACCAGCAAAGCCTGCAAATCATTAATAGCGATGTGCGTTTTATGTGGCGCATTGGCTTAACCGATAACGCAGCGCTGGCGGCGACTTACCGCAGCAACAATCTGCCAGAGCTTATCCGCAGCACCGCCAATCAAGTGCTGGTGCATCAGTTTTCCTCGCTCACGCTTGAACAGTTACTTGGCGAGCAACGCAATGCCTTAGCCAGCCAGATTAACCGGTCGGTGCAACAAAGGCTCGACGAGTTACACAGCGGCGTGGAGTTGCTTTCAACGGTGGTCGAAGCCATTCACCCGCCAGCGGGTGCCGCCGACGCGTTTCATGGCGTGCAGGCCGCGCAAATTTCAGCGCAGGCACTGGTATCGCGCGAGCGTGGGCACGCGGCGGAACTCGCGGCCAGCGCGCAAACCACTGCGACAACCCGCCAGAACCAGGCACAAATGAACGCCACCGATGTCACCAGCAAGGCGCAGGCAACTGCCGTGCGTTTTGCCGCGCAAAAGCAGGCGGTCGCGCAATCTGGCCAGGTTTTTGTTGATGAGTTGTGGTTCAGCCAGTTGCATCAAACCTTAGGCCATAGCCCATTGATGATTATCGACAGTCGTATTGGCGCAGGTTCGCCACCCACCATCGACCTGCGTGAATTTCCTTCTTTGAACGAAGCAGCACGGCGTGACGCGCCTTCCAAACCGACACAGGAGTCTTCCCGTTGA
- a CDS encoding SPFH domain-containing protein — MSEHQPKSSAGPWTQSIRLAFYALLGLTLLAAASWLFSNIRQIPADSRAVVLHFGAQQRIAEPGLLLSWPKPIDDVVMVPAPDRVIEHRVSALLRSPNALNADMRDDNSSDALAGSGYLLTGDAGVVQLDISVFYRVNSPMDYVLQGEHVIPALDRLVERAAVAVCAARDLDTILVARPEMISNDMNVAKLRERLRADVQHNVEQNLQRLAQSGSSLGITLERVTVQSTLPATTVTAFNAVLTASQKASQAIATANTDASLIRQKSTQLADQTRQTAQAQAQEKVAKAQSDTAMVARLANTPHDPDLLPRVYRERIAAILAQAESVITVSPQDDANLILQAAGQKEPSPK; from the coding sequence ATGAGTGAGCATCAGCCGAAATCATCCGCAGGCCCGTGGACGCAATCCATACGCCTCGCCTTTTACGCGCTGCTCGGGCTGACGCTGCTGGCCGCCGCAAGCTGGCTGTTCTCCAACATCCGCCAAATCCCTGCTGACAGCCGCGCCGTGGTGCTTCATTTTGGCGCCCAGCAACGCATTGCCGAACCCGGTTTATTACTGAGCTGGCCAAAGCCGATTGATGACGTGGTGATGGTGCCTGCACCAGACCGCGTTATTGAACATCGCGTTAGCGCACTTTTACGTTCGCCCAACGCGCTGAATGCGGACATGCGCGACGATAACAGCAGCGACGCGCTGGCAGGGTCCGGCTACTTGCTCACCGGCGATGCGGGTGTGGTACAGCTGGATATCAGCGTGTTTTATCGAGTCAACAGCCCGATGGATTATGTGTTGCAGGGTGAACACGTTATTCCCGCGCTCGATCGCCTGGTTGAACGTGCCGCCGTTGCGGTGTGTGCCGCGCGCGATCTCGACACGATTCTGGTCGCCCGTCCGGAAATGATCAGCAATGATATGAACGTCGCGAAGCTGCGCGAACGCCTGCGTGCGGATGTGCAGCATAACGTCGAGCAGAATCTGCAACGCCTGGCGCAATCGGGCAGCTCGCTGGGAATTACCCTTGAGCGTGTCACCGTCCAGTCGACGCTGCCTGCCACGACCGTCACCGCCTTTAACGCCGTGCTCACCGCCAGCCAGAAAGCATCACAGGCCATCGCCACCGCGAATACCGATGCTTCTTTAATCCGGCAAAAATCGACCCAACTTGCCGATCAGACGCGCCAGACAGCCCAGGCACAAGCGCAAGAAAAAGTCGCAAAAGCCCAGTCCGATACGGCGATGGTCGCTCGGTTAGCCAACACCCCACACGATCCAGACCTGCTGCCACGCGTTTACCGCGAACGCATTGCGGCGATTCTGGCGCAGGCCGAATCGGTGATCACCGTTTCACCGCAGGATGATGCGAATTTGATTCTGCAAGCCGCCGGGCAAAAGGAACCTTCTCCAAAATGA
- the hflC gene encoding protease modulator HflC codes for MSHSHQHGCSHGCHHSHHNHHSEAPKSGVWKRIAGAGLLVLILVAAASLVQVRSGESLIITRFGNPVRVLLNPGLAWRLPAPFETATTVDLRMRTTSSGLQDVGTRDGLRIIVQSYAVWQVDNTPEHVQRFMRAVQNQPDEAARQIRAYLGSALETTTSGFTLSQLVNTDSKQVQLGQFESHLQAQISQPLLESYGIRLVQVGTERLTLPAVTLNATVDRMRAERETIATERTAEGKRAAAEIRSAAERDARIVEAQAQVQAADIEAQSQVQAAEIYGKAYASSPQLYSLLRQLDALSGVVNSSTRLVLRTDAAPFRLLVEGPKLDKTHE; via the coding sequence TTGAGCCATTCACATCAGCATGGTTGCAGTCACGGTTGCCACCACAGCCACCACAACCATCACTCTGAAGCGCCTAAATCCGGAGTCTGGAAGCGTATTGCAGGCGCCGGTTTACTCGTGCTGATCCTCGTCGCTGCCGCCAGTCTGGTTCAGGTTCGCTCCGGCGAATCGCTGATCATTACCCGTTTTGGCAACCCGGTGCGCGTGCTGCTCAATCCAGGGCTTGCGTGGCGGCTACCAGCGCCTTTTGAAACGGCTACCACCGTGGATTTGCGGATGCGCACCACCTCAAGCGGTTTACAGGATGTCGGCACGCGTGATGGGCTGCGGATCATCGTTCAGTCTTATGCGGTGTGGCAGGTCGATAACACGCCGGAACATGTGCAGCGTTTTATGCGTGCGGTACAAAATCAGCCTGACGAAGCCGCACGGCAGATCCGGGCTTATTTGGGTTCGGCGCTGGAAACCACCACCAGTGGCTTTACCCTCTCGCAGCTGGTGAATACCGACAGCAAACAGGTACAGCTCGGTCAGTTTGAATCGCATTTACAGGCGCAAATCAGCCAGCCGCTGCTGGAAAGTTACGGCATTCGTCTGGTGCAGGTGGGAACCGAACGTCTGACGCTCCCTGCGGTCACGCTCAACGCCACGGTCGATCGGATGCGGGCCGAACGTGAAACCATTGCCACAGAACGCACCGCCGAAGGCAAACGTGCTGCCGCAGAAATCCGCTCGGCGGCCGAGCGCGACGCACGTATTGTCGAAGCGCAGGCGCAAGTTCAGGCCGCCGATATCGAAGCGCAATCTCAGGTGCAGGCGGCGGAAATTTATGGCAAGGCTTACGCCAGTTCGCCACAGCTTTACAGTCTGTTACGCCAGCTTGATGCCCTTAGCGGCGTGGTGAATTCCAGCACTCGCCTGGTGTTGCGCACCGATGCGGCCCCCTTCCGCCTGTTGGTAGAAGGGCCGAAGCTGGATAAAACCCATGAGTGA
- the tssI gene encoding type VI secretion system Vgr family protein yields MASDGTRFTFTAGRTPADTFAVVGFKLKQSLSSLFALDITVSCNDPAIGFKAILDEYALLTIWQGEVIKRRVRGIVTFCEQGDSGKHQTLYSMTVRPEFWRSSQRQNCRSFQNYDIQYIFAKLLKEMRIRTHDALFRRSHPPREFCVQFMESDYDFIARLAAEEGIFFFEDEYLDDRDQKLTFTDDRCNLRGLGAFPYNPNAASESSTYCINTFRRSAQIRPAKVTTKDYTFTAPGWQAQYQEEGADLSYQRPDYEIFDYPGRFKDEQHGADFAKYQMDGWRNNVDFASGTSNCPQLQPGRWFTLTDHPREDLNSPWQVVSCEMTGSQPQAHIGSAGQGTTLTNRFHVIPATQTWRPAPLPKPLVDGPQIGIVTGPAGEEIYCDEHGRVTVKFAWDRYNKSNEESSCWVRVSQAWAGTGFGNIAIPRVGQEVIVDFLNGDPDQPIITGRTYHAANRAPGDLPGTKTQMAIRSQTYKGNGYNELMFDDQTGQELLSMHAQKDMKTVVLNNRDTNVKVDHSETIGHNQQVTVGLGQTVKVGQENATGHDQNITVAHDRSITVRNDQTLKVTRDRTVNSGRDDNLYVERDRKVTVKGNQEHNTTKDHISLVKGNHSLEVKGDLAQKVAGALGVDAQGDIVLQSQIKITLRVGSSFVVIHPGGVDITGLKINLNGGGSPGTPVKIAGDGSLPGELLTQYFDRKLRFSSDITYRVETTEGEEILSGSGVSGYIGKKDSQSEYWVFVS; encoded by the coding sequence ATGGCTTCAGACGGCACCCGCTTTACCTTCACCGCCGGGCGTACTCCGGCGGACACTTTTGCGGTGGTGGGTTTTAAGCTCAAACAATCCCTCTCTTCGCTATTCGCTCTGGATATCACCGTGTCCTGTAACGACCCGGCGATTGGCTTTAAAGCCATTCTCGATGAATACGCGCTGCTCACCATCTGGCAGGGCGAGGTCATTAAGCGCCGGGTGCGCGGTATCGTCACCTTCTGCGAACAGGGTGACAGCGGCAAGCACCAGACGCTTTACTCGATGACGGTGCGCCCGGAGTTCTGGCGCAGCTCACAGCGGCAGAACTGCCGCAGCTTTCAGAATTACGACATCCAGTACATCTTCGCAAAGTTGCTGAAAGAAATGCGTATCCGCACGCATGACGCGCTGTTCCGCCGCTCGCATCCGCCGCGCGAATTCTGTGTTCAGTTTATGGAATCGGATTACGATTTTATTGCCCGCCTCGCCGCGGAAGAAGGGATATTCTTTTTCGAGGATGAATACCTCGACGACAGAGACCAGAAGCTGACCTTCACCGATGACCGCTGCAACCTGCGCGGCCTCGGGGCTTTTCCGTATAACCCGAATGCCGCCTCTGAATCGTCCACGTACTGCATCAACACCTTTCGCCGCAGCGCGCAAATCCGCCCGGCGAAAGTCACCACAAAGGATTACACCTTCACCGCCCCCGGCTGGCAGGCGCAGTACCAGGAAGAAGGGGCGGACCTGTCATATCAGCGCCCGGATTATGAGATTTTTGACTATCCGGGGCGTTTTAAGGATGAACAGCACGGGGCCGATTTTGCCAAATATCAGATGGACGGCTGGCGCAATAACGTCGATTTTGCCAGCGGTACCAGTAATTGCCCGCAGTTACAGCCGGGGCGCTGGTTCACCCTCACCGACCACCCGCGTGAAGATTTAAACAGCCCGTGGCAGGTGGTGTCGTGCGAGATGACCGGCAGCCAGCCGCAGGCGCATATCGGCAGCGCCGGCCAGGGTACCACGCTCACCAACCGCTTTCATGTTATCCCGGCCACCCAGACCTGGCGCCCTGCGCCGTTACCGAAACCGCTGGTGGATGGCCCGCAAATCGGCATTGTCACCGGTCCTGCCGGGGAAGAAATCTACTGCGACGAACACGGGCGCGTGACGGTGAAATTTGCCTGGGACCGGTATAACAAAAGCAACGAGGAAAGCTCGTGCTGGGTGCGCGTCTCTCAGGCGTGGGCGGGCACCGGATTCGGCAACATCGCCATCCCGCGCGTCGGCCAGGAAGTGATTGTCGATTTCCTGAACGGCGACCCGGACCAGCCGATTATCACCGGGCGCACATACCACGCTGCCAACCGCGCACCGGGCGACCTGCCAGGGACCAAAACCCAGATGGCGATACGCTCGCAGACGTATAAGGGTAATGGATACAACGAATTAATGTTTGACGACCAGACCGGCCAGGAACTGCTGTCGATGCATGCCCAGAAGGACATGAAAACGGTGGTGCTCAATAACCGCGATACGAATGTGAAAGTCGACCACAGCGAAACCATCGGCCATAACCAGCAGGTCACAGTCGGGCTGGGGCAGACGGTAAAAGTCGGCCAGGAGAACGCCACCGGGCACGACCAGAACATCACCGTGGCGCACGACCGCAGCATCACCGTACGCAATGACCAGACGCTGAAAGTCACCCGCGACCGGACGGTAAACAGCGGGCGCGATGACAATCTGTATGTGGAACGCGACCGCAAAGTGACGGTAAAAGGCAATCAGGAACACAACACGACAAAAGACCATATCAGCCTGGTGAAAGGCAATCACAGCCTGGAAGTGAAAGGCGACCTGGCGCAGAAAGTGGCGGGGGCGCTGGGTGTGGATGCGCAGGGTGATATCGTGCTGCAGAGTCAAATCAAAATCACGCTGCGGGTGGGGAGTTCGTTTGTGGTCATCCACCCCGGCGGCGTGGACATCACCGGGCTGAAAATCAATCTTAACGGTGGGGGAAGTCCGGGGACGCCAGTTAAGATAGCCGGGGACGGTTCCTTACCTGGGGAATTATTGACACAGTATTTCGACCGAAAACTTCGTTTTTCATCAGACATTACTTACAGGGTAGAAACAACTGAGGGGGAGGAAATTCTTTCCGGGTCTGGAGTAAGTGGATATATCGGCAAAAAAGATAGTCAGTCGGAATATTGGGTATTTGTGAGTTGA
- the tamA gene encoding autotransporter assembly complex protein TamA: MPQIRIICSACLCLVSTWAGAANVRLQVDGLSGELQKNVRAQLSTIQSDEVTPDRRFRARVDDAIRNGLKALGYYEPTIDFDLRPPPAKGRQVLIAKVDPGPPVLIGGTDVILRGGARNDKDYIALLGERPKIGTVLNHHDYDSFKKDLSNIAVRKGYFDSEFTKSQLGVSLERRQAFWDIDYNSGERYRFGAVTFEGSQIREEYLQNLVPFKQGDYYQSKDLAELNRRLSATGWFNSVVVAPEFDEARKTKILPLHGVVSPRTENTIETGVGYSTDVGPRVKASWKKPWMNSYGHSLTSSISLSAPEQIFDFSYKMPLLKNPLEQYYLVQGGFKATDLNDTKSDSTTLAVSRYWDLSSGWQHAINLRWSLDHFTQADVTNTTMLLYPGVSLNRTRSRGGLMPTWGDSQRYSIDVSDTMWGSDVDFAVAQAQQVWIRTLQEKHRFVVRGNVGWIETNNFDKVPPDLRFFAGGDRSIRGYSYKSISPENEKGELTGASKLLTGSLEYQYNVTGKWWGAVFVDSGEAVNDIKQSNFKTGAGVGVRWQSPVGPIKLDFAVPVADKDEHGVQFYIGLGPEL, encoded by the coding sequence GTGCCACAAATCCGTATTATTTGCTCGGCCTGTTTGTGCCTGGTAAGCACGTGGGCCGGAGCTGCCAACGTGCGTTTGCAGGTTGATGGGCTAAGCGGCGAACTACAAAAAAACGTTCGCGCACAGCTTTCTACCATTCAGAGTGATGAAGTGACGCCGGACCGGCGTTTCCGTGCCCGTGTGGACGATGCTATTCGTAATGGCCTGAAAGCGCTCGGCTATTACGAACCGACTATTGATTTCGACCTGCGGCCGCCGCCAGCCAAAGGGCGCCAGGTGTTGATTGCCAAAGTCGATCCCGGCCCGCCGGTATTAATTGGCGGCACCGATGTGATTCTGCGTGGCGGCGCGCGCAATGATAAAGATTACATCGCGCTGCTGGGCGAACGCCCGAAAATTGGCACCGTTCTGAATCATCATGATTACGACAGTTTCAAAAAAGATCTCTCGAATATTGCGGTGCGCAAAGGTTATTTCGACAGCGAGTTCACCAAAAGCCAGCTCGGTGTGTCGCTTGAGCGCCGTCAGGCGTTCTGGGATATCGATTACAACAGCGGCGAGCGTTACCGTTTTGGTGCCGTAACGTTTGAAGGTTCGCAGATTCGCGAAGAATATCTGCAAAACCTGGTACCGTTTAAGCAGGGCGATTATTACCAGTCGAAAGACCTGGCTGAACTGAACCGCCGTTTGTCTGCCACGGGTTGGTTTAATTCCGTGGTGGTTGCACCAGAATTCGACGAAGCGCGCAAAACCAAAATATTGCCGCTGCACGGTGTGGTTTCACCGCGTACTGAAAACACCATCGAAACCGGTGTGGGTTATTCCACCGACGTTGGGCCTCGTGTGAAAGCCTCGTGGAAAAAGCCGTGGATGAACTCTTACGGCCACAGCCTGACCAGCAGTATCAGCCTGTCAGCGCCAGAGCAGATTTTCGATTTCAGCTACAAAATGCCACTGCTGAAAAATCCGCTCGAGCAATATTATCTGGTGCAGGGCGGCTTTAAAGCCACCGACCTGAACGATACCAAGTCAGATTCCACCACGCTTGCCGTCTCGCGTTACTGGGATTTATCCAGTGGCTGGCAACATGCCATCAACCTGCGCTGGAGTCTCGACCACTTTACGCAGGCAGACGTCACCAATACCACGATGCTGCTTTATCCGGGCGTGAGCCTTAACCGCACCCGTTCTCGCGGTGGTTTAATGCCGACCTGGGGCGACTCACAACGCTATTCGATAGACGTTTCCGACACCATGTGGGGTTCCGATGTGGACTTCGCCGTCGCGCAGGCGCAACAGGTCTGGATCCGTACTTTGCAGGAAAAGCACCGCTTTGTGGTGCGCGGCAATGTGGGCTGGATTGAAACCAATAACTTCGACAAAGTGCCGCCAGACTTGCGTTTCTTTGCCGGTGGCGACCGCAGTATTCGCGGCTATTCCTACAAATCTATCTCACCTGAAAACGAGAAAGGCGAACTGACCGGGGCATCCAAACTCCTCACCGGTTCGCTGGAATATCAATACAACGTGACCGGGAAATGGTGGGGCGCGGTGTTCGTCGATTCAGGCGAAGCGGTGAATGATATTAAACAGAGCAACTTTAAAACTGGCGCAGGTGTTGGCGTGCGCTGGCAGTCACCCGTTGGGCCAATCAAGCTCGATTTCGCCGTTCCGGTGGCGGATAAAGATGAGCATGGCGTACAGTTTTACATCGGTCTGGGGCCTGAACTATGA
- a CDS encoding heavy metal translocating P-type ATPase translates to MSTDSINPGGALSHQEQRQITRQLILALVASGTLILGLLWRGLAPEQVAVADILLGVASLMVGIPVLRHAFYSLRYPSLHGITDQLVALALIGSWATGDLLTAALLPLIMTVGHILEERSVIGSQEAIEALGKLTRSRARRFDVDGNLHDIDNHELVAGDIVEVRAGDRLPADGRVLEGQASLDTAPITGESVPLEVKPGMNVYGGAINLDGRLRIEVTRTGETSTLGRVIALMQSAEQASPPITRLLERHAARYLLLVLLIAASTWFLTQNNQAMLAVLVAACPCALVLSAPATSIAGLTVAARHGILIRGAAFLEELAELNAVIIDKTGTLTHGKLQLHELLAEPGESPQALSALAASLGATSNHPVSRALVNIAPQSAWPALENVHEHQGLGISATTAAGEAYLGRHELLKTQVADLPEEPPHDGPIVGLVLAGRFRGWILLADSLRDEAAEAMTELRDLGLNQQLLLTGDREAVAQRIAKKIGINNVIAGALPADKLHQVSVQIDNGFRPMVVGDGINDSLAIKAGVVGVAMGAGGSDIAMASADIVLIGGDLRRLGTCVRLSRRCRRTLQVNVMIGLGWTLVIVAAAAFGWLGASGAVIAAILHNLSTLLVLGNAGRILRFEEKLSG, encoded by the coding sequence ATGAGTACCGATTCTATTAATCCTGGCGGCGCGTTAAGCCATCAGGAGCAGCGCCAGATTACCCGTCAACTGATTCTGGCGCTGGTCGCCAGCGGCACGTTAATTCTCGGTCTGCTGTGGCGCGGCCTGGCACCGGAACAAGTCGCCGTGGCGGATATTCTGTTGGGTGTGGCCTCGCTGATGGTCGGCATTCCGGTGCTGCGCCACGCCTTTTACAGCTTGCGCTACCCGAGCCTGCACGGCATTACCGATCAACTGGTGGCGCTGGCGCTGATTGGCTCCTGGGCGACGGGTGATTTGCTCACCGCCGCCTTGCTTCCGTTGATCATGACCGTTGGCCACATTCTTGAAGAACGCAGCGTGATTGGCTCGCAAGAGGCGATTGAAGCGCTCGGCAAGCTCACCCGCAGCCGGGCGCGACGTTTTGATGTAGACGGCAATCTGCACGATATCGACAACCACGAACTGGTGGCGGGCGACATCGTGGAAGTGCGGGCGGGCGACCGTTTACCCGCTGACGGTCGCGTGCTGGAGGGCCAGGCGAGCCTCGACACCGCGCCCATTACCGGAGAGTCCGTTCCGCTGGAAGTGAAACCCGGCATGAACGTTTATGGTGGCGCGATTAATCTCGACGGACGGCTGCGTATTGAAGTCACGCGCACGGGAGAAACCTCAACGCTTGGCCGCGTTATCGCGCTGATGCAAAGTGCCGAACAGGCCAGCCCGCCGATTACCCGCTTGCTGGAACGCCACGCCGCACGCTACTTGCTGCTGGTTTTACTGATTGCCGCCAGCACGTGGTTTTTGACGCAGAATAACCAGGCGATGTTAGCCGTGCTGGTTGCCGCCTGCCCGTGTGCGCTGGTGCTTTCCGCACCAGCAACGTCGATTGCCGGGCTAACCGTCGCCGCCCGTCACGGGATTTTGATTCGCGGTGCGGCGTTCCTCGAAGAACTTGCCGAACTCAATGCGGTGATTATCGACAAAACCGGCACGCTCACGCACGGCAAACTGCAATTGCATGAATTGCTTGCTGAACCCGGCGAATCACCGCAAGCGCTGTCCGCTCTGGCGGCGAGTCTCGGCGCGACCAGTAACCACCCGGTCAGCCGGGCGCTGGTCAATATCGCCCCGCAAAGTGCGTGGCCCGCGCTTGAAAATGTTCATGAACATCAAGGTTTGGGCATTTCTGCCACCACAGCGGCGGGCGAGGCGTATCTTGGCCGACATGAATTGTTAAAAACTCAGGTTGCTGATTTACCAGAAGAACCGCCACACGACGGGCCAATTGTCGGCCTGGTGCTGGCGGGTCGTTTCCGTGGCTGGATTTTACTGGCCGACAGCCTACGCGACGAAGCGGCAGAGGCAATGACCGAACTGCGCGACCTCGGGCTGAATCAGCAATTATTACTGACCGGCGACCGTGAAGCTGTGGCGCAACGCATCGCCAAAAAAATCGGCATCAACAACGTCATCGCAGGTGCACTTCCCGCCGATAAACTGCACCAGGTCAGCGTGCAAATCGACAACGGCTTCCGACCAATGGTGGTCGGCGATGGCATCAACGACTCGCTGGCCATCAAAGCAGGCGTGGTCGGTGTCGCGATGGGCGCAGGCGGTTCGGATATCGCCATGGCTTCCGCCGATATCGTACTGATTGGCGGGGATTTACGCCGCCTCGGCACCTGCGTGCGCTTAAGCCGCCGCTGCCGCCGTACGCTGCAAGTCAACGTGATGATTGGCCTGGGCTGGACGCTGGTGATTGTCGCCGCTGCGGCTTTCGGCTGGCTCGGCGCATCTGGCGCAGTGATTGCCGCCATTTTGCATAACCTGAGCACGCTGCTGGTACTGGGGAATGCCGGGCGTATATTACGGTTTGAAGAAAAGTTGAGCGGGTGA
- the msrA gene encoding peptide-methionine (S)-S-oxide reductase MsrA yields the protein MKLFEKTHRVTQSEALPGRNTPMPIATLHAVNEHSMTNVPDGMEIAYFAMGCFWGVERLFWRLPGVYSTAAGYAGGFTPNPTYHEVCSGMTGHTEAVRVVYDPNVVSYEQLLHVFWENHDPAQGMRQGGDTGTQYRSAIYPLTPEQDAAARASFERFQQAMTQSGDDRKITTEIANAGPFYYAEDDHQQYLHKNPYGYCGIGGIGVCLPPQG from the coding sequence ATGAAATTATTTGAGAAAACCCATCGCGTCACCCAGTCGGAAGCGCTGCCTGGCCGCAATACCCCGATGCCAATCGCCACTTTGCATGCGGTTAACGAGCATTCCATGACAAATGTACCAGATGGCATGGAAATCGCTTATTTTGCGATGGGCTGTTTCTGGGGCGTTGAGCGTTTATTCTGGAGATTACCGGGGGTTTACAGTACCGCCGCCGGGTATGCCGGAGGTTTTACCCCTAATCCCACTTATCATGAAGTTTGTAGCGGCATGACCGGGCACACCGAGGCCGTGCGCGTGGTTTACGATCCCAACGTGGTGAGTTACGAACAATTGCTACACGTGTTCTGGGAAAACCACGATCCCGCTCAGGGCATGCGTCAGGGCGGCGACACAGGCACGCAATATCGTTCCGCAATCTACCCGCTCACACCAGAACAAGATGCGGCGGCTCGCGCCAGTTTTGAGCGCTTCCAGCAGGCAATGACGCAATCCGGGGATGACCGAAAAATCACCACCGAAATCGCTAACGCCGGGCCGTTCTATTACGCCGAAGATGACCACCAGCAGTATCTGCATAAAAACCCGTATGGTTACTGCGGCATCGGTGGCATTGGTGTTTGTTTGCCGCCACAAGGCTAA